The region TTAGGTTTCCGAAGAGCAAGAAACCGATCCAAAGCCGCCAATGCATCCTCAAATTTGCGAATTTTAAGGTACCCCATAATCATCTTCACTTCACTATCATTAAACATAGCAGTATTCATAATCCGATCCACCAACTTAACCAAAGTCTCCTCCATTTGCAAAGCACAAAGCCCTTCAGCCAACATATAAACCGAAGAAAACTCGGGTACATATCCTTTTTCAGTCATCTCAAATACAAAATCAACCGCTTGACCAATGGGCCCACCACCCGAACAAAGCCCTTTCGCCACAATCCGATACGACACCTCATCAGGCACACAACCCTTTCCCTCCATTTCCCTAAAAAACTCCATCGCTGACTCAGCACCCCGTTTCTTAAACAACGTTTGAATCACGGGATTATACGCGTGAGGTGTCACCACCATGTTTTTCAACTGAATGCTTCTTAACAACCTACAAGCAACATCAATCCTTCCTGCTTTACATAACCCTTGAATCAAAGTCCCATAGGTTACAATATCGGGTTCACATCCGTTTGTGATCATAACTTGAACAGTGTCTGTAGCACGTTTTATGTCTCCCATTTTACAAAAATGAGAAAGAATTGAATTGTAAGTGAATTTATCGGGTTTTAGACCTTCGATTATCATTTGATCCATAAGCATGGCTGCTTCTTCTGCTTTTCTGTTTTTACAAAGCCCATCGATAAGCGTGTTGTATGTCACAACGTTTCTTGAAATCCCTTGAAGCTCCATTTGGTCGAAAATCTCCCCGGCTTCTTCAAACTTTTTGTTTTTACAAAACCCGTCGATGAGGGTATTATAGGTAATTACATTTCGAGGGATTCCGGTTGCTTCCATTTCTTTTAGTAGCTTCAAAGCTGAGTCTAGTTTACCTTTGTTACAATACCAATTGATTAACATATTGTAAGTGAACTCATCTGGTTGACACccttttgttttcatttcatcgaacacttggAGTGCGGTTTcgaatttgcttgataaacaaagaCCTTGAATTAAAGCATTGAAAGTGCATACATCGGGTGAGATTCCTTGACTAGTCAAACCAAGGGCAAGTTTGGAAGCTGCTTCGATTTGGTTTTCTTTACATAAACCACTGATTATAGTGTTGTATGTGATTGTATTGGGAGCACAGTCTCTTTCAACCATTTGGCTCAAAATCTCATTTGCTTTTTCAACTTTACCAATCTTACACAATCCTGAAATCACTGTGTTGTATGTGTATACATCAGGATCGGATCCTTCTAGAAGCATTACTTCTAAAATCTCTAACGCATGGTCAACATGTCCTGCTTTACATAGACCGTTGACCAAAGTGTTGAATGTAAATCGATCCGGATAAAATCCTTCCTTTGACATTTCCTGGATGAAATTCAAAGCTTCTGAAATTCGTCCCATTTTGCAAAATCCATGGATTAATGTGTTAACTGATATATTAGTGAATTCACATTGTGCTAATCCCATTTGTTCTTTGATTCTTAATGCTCCATCTAAGTTTCCTTCTTCAATGAAACCATGCATTAGTGTGGTGTATGTCTTTTCATCGGGTGTCAATCCATGGGTAGGCATGTCTTCCATCATGAGAATTGCGGGTCTCATTTGATGGGCTTTACAGAGAGCTTTTATCAAGATATTGAAAGTTGAAACATCTTTTTTGACTCTTTTACTTGACATTAGTGAGTGAACATCTTCCACTAGCTTCAATTTGTTTCCATCCACAAGAACGTTTAACAAGAAATTGAAAGTGTGTGTACCTGGTTTCACTCCGAACTCTTCTTCCATTATGAACAACACACAAATGGCTTCATCGTATAAATTAAACTTGGCAAAGCTTTCGATTAGTATAAAGAAAGTATCTTCAGCTACCTTACATGAGGATTTCTTCATGTCATCCAATACTCCCCTGATTGAATCGATTGAACCTACTTGGCCAAGCTTTTTAAGCATTTCCTCGTAGATAGACAAAGAGGGTGTGAAACTTGGTTGCTTTAAAGCCCATTTGAAGGCGTTAACCACAGAATGTTCATCTTTTTCACGACGCAGGATGTCAATAAGTTCTTTTTCTGAAGGTAAAGTGGTGAGTTGCTCATAGTGTTTAGTGGATGCAAATGTAACGAAGTTTGCGAGCTTTGTAGGAGTGAAAAGTAGAGATGGGTAGTTTAGATTTTGAGGAAGAGTCCATGGGTCGCAACTTAGACAAGATGAAAATGCCATTCAAGCTATTCAAATCAATAGAGACACCTTAACTTATACTATGACTGTGTACCACTTCAGGCAGAGAAAAGAAAACTCATTCAGGCAATTCAACAAACACCTGGTGGGCAGCTAAAATTTTCACTATTtagcaaaaaaaatgaaaaccctTTAAGGAAATCCAACAAACAATTAACTTATGCTACCCCGTAGCACGCTTTTGAGAAGTGTATGCTCATCTATTGCTCATGAATTCAATCAAAGAAACTTACAAAGACGAGGTAATCTAACCTGGGGAGATTACAAGCGATAAGCAAAGTAACAAAAAAGAAATCTTTGAGCAGAATCAGTGAAGGGAGGAAAGACGATTTTACTAGTGAAAAAAGAAAGAAGATTTGTTGAGAGAATCAATTGAGGTCTTCAATGGCGAAGTTAACGGATAAACCATTATAGGAGCCGCCGTCAGACCGCCAAATTCAGTAACCTGCAGCTTGTCAAATACCTATTTTACCCTCGCGTCAACTTAATTCCGA is a window of Lactuca sativa cultivar Salinas chromosome 1, Lsat_Salinas_v11, whole genome shotgun sequence DNA encoding:
- the LOC111914918 gene encoding pentatricopeptide repeat-containing protein At3g53700, chloroplastic, encoding MAFSSCLSCDPWTLPQNLNYPSLLFTPTKLANFVTFASTKHYEQLTTLPSEKELIDILRREKDEHSVVNAFKWALKQPSFTPSLSIYEEMLKKLGQVGSIDSIRGVLDDMKKSSCKVAEDTFFILIESFAKFNLYDEAICVLFIMEEEFGVKPGTHTFNFLLNVLVDGNKLKLVEDVHSLMSSKRVKKDVSTFNILIKALCKAHQMRPAILMMEDMPTHGLTPDEKTYTTLMHGFIEEGNLDGALRIKEQMGLAQCEFTNISVNTLIHGFCKMGRISEALNFIQEMSKEGFYPDRFTFNTLVNGLCKAGHVDHALEILEVMLLEGSDPDVYTYNTVISGLCKIGKVEKANEILSQMVERDCAPNTITYNTIISGLCKENQIEAASKLALGLTSQGISPDVCTFNALIQGLCLSSKFETALQVFDEMKTKGCQPDEFTYNMLINWYCNKGKLDSALKLLKEMEATGIPRNVITYNTLIDGFCKNKKFEEAGEIFDQMELQGISRNVVTYNTLIDGLCKNRKAEEAAMLMDQMIIEGLKPDKFTYNSILSHFCKMGDIKRATDTVQVMITNGCEPDIVTYGTLIQGLCKAGRIDVACRLLRSIQLKNMVVTPHAYNPVIQTLFKKRGAESAMEFFREMEGKGCVPDEVSYRIVAKGLCSGGGPIGQAVDFVFEMTEKGYVPEFSSVYMLAEGLCALQMEETLVKLVDRIMNTAMFNDSEVKMIMGYLKIRKFEDALAALDRFLALRKPKRGYW